From Coffea eugenioides isolate CCC68of unplaced genomic scaffold, Ceug_1.0 ScVebR1_2838;HRSCAF=3940, whole genome shotgun sequence, a single genomic window includes:
- the LOC113757202 gene encoding peroxidase 44-like produces the protein MEMMLKVIFLGCILHLASAQLQSGFYSTSCPRAESIVQQVVVKKFSADSSITAALLRMHFHDCFVRGCDASILIDSTKTRSSEKDAGPNLTVRGFELIDEAKRNLEAACPSTVSCADIITLATRDAVALAGGPRYNVSTGRRDGLVSDSSKVNLPGPSLSISDAARFFTAKGLTINDMVVLLGAHTVGVAHCGFFQDRLSNFQGTGKPDPTMEPALAATLLKTCGTQSRPLSRDPTVFLDQNTSFILDNQFYNQIRSKRGILQIDQELALDSLSAPLASRLAANNNLFQQSFVNAMMKMGSVEVLVGNAGEIRKNCRVFNKPGGRA, from the exons ATGGAAATGATGCTAAAAGTTATCTTCCTAGGTTGCATTCTGCACCTTGCCTCAGCTCAACTGCAGAGTGGATTTTACAGCACTTCATGTCCACGAGCAGAATCAATTGTGCAACAAGTTGTAGTAAAGAAATTTAGCGCTGATAGTTCAATAACAGCTGCTTTGCTTCGCATGCATTTTCACGATTGCTTTGTCCGA GGTTGTGATGCATCAATATTGATAGACTCCACCAAGACCAGGTCATCGGAGAAAGATGCCGGACCAAACTTAACAGTAAGAGGATTTGAGCTAATTGATGAAGCCAAGAGAAATCTTGAGGCTGCCTGCCCATCCACTGTCTCCTGTGCCGATATAATAACATTGGCAACCCGTGATGCAGTAGCATTAGCCGGAGGACCGAGATATAATGTATCAACTGGTAGGCGAGATGGGCTGGTTTCAGACTCTTCCAAAGTAAATTTGCCAGGACCAAGTCTTTCCATATCGGATGCAGCTCGATTCTTCACTGCCAAAGGGCTAACAATCAATGACATGGTAGTCCTTTTGGGTGCACACACCGTTGGAGTTGCACATTGTGGTTTCTTCCAGGATCGGCTTTCTAACTTTCAGGGCACCGGGAAGCCTGATCCCACAATGGAACCAGCATTGGCTGCTACACTCTTGAAAACCTGTGGTACACAATCCAGGCCGTTGAGTAGAGACCCAACTGTGTTTTTGGATCAAAACACATCCTTCATACTTGATAATCAGTTCTACAATCAGATAAGGTCTAAAAGAGGGATCTTGCAGATTGATCAGGAACTAGCTTTGGACAGCTTAAGTGCTCCTCTAGCCTCAAGATTGGCTGCCAACAATAACCTCTTTCAGCAGAGTTTTGTCAATGCTATGATGAAAATGGGAAGCGTGGAAGTTCTTGTTGGAAATGCTGGAGAAATCAGGAAAAATTGTAGAGTCTTTAACAAACCTGGTGGTCGAGCCTAA